A single region of the Cyanobacteriota bacterium genome encodes:
- the mreC gene encoding rod shape-determining protein MreC: MAILRRWLNRHGLYAGLIGIAVGTAWVVRQTQGAVILDAYYTLVAPFQRMPTQEQVLTNARVKELQGQIAELESQTQRLQELLDYRSTKVPQGIVAPVIGHGADHWWQQITVGRGRRDGIQVGYIATAPGGLVGRVVQVTNSTSRVLLLSDASHRVGVMVSRSRHMGYLRGQTSNRAVFQFFEKAPSIRRGDVVVTSSYSNHYPAGIVVGTIESIDLNKSPSPEAVVQLSVPITYLEWVVLQPGIQPDRPSANNE, from the coding sequence ATGGCTATCCTACGTCGCTGGCTAAATCGTCACGGCTTGTATGCTGGATTGATCGGTATCGCTGTTGGCACAGCCTGGGTAGTTCGGCAAACTCAGGGGGCTGTTATTCTTGATGCTTACTATACGTTAGTAGCCCCCTTCCAGAGAATGCCTACACAGGAGCAAGTTCTTACCAATGCTAGAGTGAAAGAGTTGCAGGGCCAGATTGCGGAGCTAGAGAGTCAGACTCAGCGACTGCAAGAATTACTTGATTACCGTAGCACTAAGGTTCCCCAAGGTATTGTTGCGCCTGTGATCGGTCATGGGGCTGATCACTGGTGGCAACAGATTACAGTGGGCAGAGGTCGTCGTGATGGAATTCAGGTTGGGTATATTGCCACTGCACCTGGGGGCTTGGTCGGTCGTGTTGTGCAAGTTACGAATTCTACCAGTCGAGTGTTACTTTTAAGCGATGCTAGCCACCGAGTTGGTGTAATGGTTAGCCGTAGCCGACATATGGGTTACCTACGTGGCCAAACCTCGAACCGCGCAGTGTTTCAGTTTTTTGAAAAGGCACCTAGCATTCGTCGCGGTGATGTAGTAGTCACATCCTCCTACAGCAACCACTACCCAGCCGGGATCGTTGTTGGAACGATCGAGTCAATCGACCTAAACAAAAGTCCGTCTCCAGAAGCTGTGGTTCAGCTCTCTGTGCCTATTACTTACTTGGAGTGGGTCGTACTGCAACCAGGTATTCAACCAGATAGGCCGTCTGCCAATAATGAATAG
- a CDS encoding GAF domain-containing sensor histidine kinase, which produces MLYWLQNTQRRSSTLRKVIDRIRSSLESEVVIQTAVNEVATLLDLDSCVFFCCDLINQHVRILHECSRVTEQSSIRKNYTIAELEGLAPSLLRQDLVASGVVLGADMWRAVVRWVSQLRRPQVPTVAYLFGFPSYLLIPVRQQQPNAIGYLACLVRRSRLWTVADIEFMQSVAQQLEIALHQARLYEQTQRQAQREHLVNQITTQTRQSFDLEIILTEAISQLLEALQADRCLVHLVEPLDPSPSSPSSRSSTAFRRKHLYETCREPFAPSIADFDTDGPITRWVIQHRQPVVIPDVANDPRIGVNNTEYQRAEIKSSLVIPVQANDTLYGILYLNQCSSTRYWSEFDQQLAHAVADQLAISIQQAHLYARTQQQAIASAAQAQRLAETLRELQATQARLIQSEKMSSLGQLVAGLAHEINNPISFIYGNVPYIKDYIHDLLRLLEAYRTAYPQPAATVQAVMDDIELDFILGDLSHIISSMAAGAERIRQIVKALRNFSRLDEVGSKVVDIHDGLESCLSLISQQLEGILVIRDYGNLPSVECYPGLLNQVFMGLLMNALEALQALDTDPKRLTLRTEAVSDSEGEQHRVRITIANSGPSIPPEVQSKMFDPFFTTKAVGQGSGLGLAISYQIVVNQHHGQLECHSEPGKDTEFIVEIPVKSKPSRHLTVLR; this is translated from the coding sequence ATGCTTTATTGGCTTCAGAACACCCAGCGACGTAGCTCAACGCTGCGTAAAGTTATTGATCGTATCCGCAGCTCGCTAGAATCTGAAGTTGTTATCCAGACTGCTGTTAATGAAGTCGCTACACTGCTGGATCTGGACTCGTGTGTGTTTTTCTGTTGTGACTTGATCAACCAACATGTTCGTATTCTCCATGAATGCAGTCGCGTGACTGAGCAGTCCTCCATACGGAAAAACTACACGATCGCTGAACTCGAGGGATTGGCCCCGTCACTGCTGCGCCAAGACTTGGTGGCCAGTGGTGTTGTTCTAGGAGCAGATATGTGGCGTGCAGTTGTGCGGTGGGTCTCTCAGTTGAGAAGGCCACAGGTTCCCACAGTCGCTTACTTGTTTGGGTTTCCTAGCTATTTGCTGATCCCAGTTAGGCAACAACAGCCTAATGCTATAGGGTACTTGGCCTGTTTGGTGAGACGATCGCGACTATGGACAGTTGCTGATATTGAATTTATGCAATCAGTGGCACAGCAACTGGAAATCGCCCTCCATCAAGCTCGCCTGTACGAACAAACGCAGCGCCAAGCACAACGAGAGCACCTCGTTAATCAAATTACCACCCAAACGCGGCAGAGTTTTGATCTAGAAATCATTTTGACTGAGGCAATCTCCCAATTGCTAGAGGCGCTCCAGGCCGATCGCTGTTTGGTGCATCTAGTAGAGCCACTTGACCCATCACCATCTAGCCCAAGTTCACGATCAAGTACGGCATTCCGGCGCAAGCATCTGTATGAAACCTGTCGAGAACCATTCGCACCCTCAATTGCTGATTTCGACACAGATGGCCCTATAACACGATGGGTCATTCAGCATCGACAGCCAGTCGTCATCCCAGATGTAGCTAATGATCCAAGAATAGGGGTAAATAATACGGAGTATCAACGAGCTGAGATTAAGTCTTCGCTGGTGATCCCAGTGCAAGCCAATGATACGCTGTATGGAATCTTGTATCTAAATCAATGCTCTAGTACTCGATACTGGTCAGAGTTTGACCAACAGCTTGCCCACGCCGTAGCTGACCAGCTTGCAATTTCTATCCAACAGGCACATTTGTATGCTAGAACACAACAACAGGCGATCGCTAGTGCCGCTCAGGCCCAGCGCCTAGCAGAAACCCTACGAGAGTTACAAGCAACCCAAGCTCGATTGATTCAGAGTGAAAAAATGTCTAGTTTGGGGCAACTTGTGGCCGGGCTTGCCCATGAAATTAATAATCCCATTAGTTTTATCTACGGGAATGTACCTTACATCAAAGACTATATCCATGATTTGCTTAGGTTGCTAGAAGCATATCGCACGGCTTACCCTCAGCCTGCAGCCACTGTGCAAGCTGTGATGGACGACATTGAATTGGATTTTATTTTGGGAGATTTATCCCACATCATTTCATCCATGGCAGCAGGTGCTGAACGCATTCGCCAGATTGTCAAGGCATTGCGCAATTTTTCTCGACTTGATGAAGTTGGTAGTAAAGTAGTGGACATTCACGATGGGCTAGAAAGTTGTCTCTCTCTCATTAGTCAACAGCTTGAGGGTATCCTAGTGATTCGAGACTATGGCAACCTGCCATCAGTCGAATGCTACCCTGGCTTGCTAAATCAGGTCTTCATGGGACTACTCATGAACGCTCTGGAGGCTTTACAGGCATTGGATACAGACCCAAAACGCTTGACTTTGCGGACAGAAGCTGTCTCAGATTCAGAGGGTGAACAGCATCGAGTCAGAATCACCATTGCTAACAGTGGCCCTTCCATTCCACCGGAGGTTCAGAGCAAAATGTTTGATCCCTTCTTCACCACCAAGGCTGTTGGGCAGGGCAGCGGTTTAGGATTGGCTATTAGTTACCAAATTGTGGTCAACCAACATCATGGTCAGCTAGAGTGTCACTCAGAACCGGGTAAAGATACTGAGTTTATTGTAGAAATTCCAGTAAAAAGCAAGCCTAGCCGACATCTAACCGTTTTAAGATAG
- a CDS encoding histidine kinase, whose translation MNTSCHIIVEGNPAIIYASRNGLPEKVMPTLVRFLEKFWQERDSSGEYADTPECLVAQIVVRFGFESCEDDFSNLRVGVNYAPDVSFLYQILETRTINIWVPSPEYQVSPNLGLTACRLWSSPVVST comes from the coding sequence ATGAACACGTCCTGCCACATCATTGTTGAGGGCAATCCCGCTATCATCTATGCCAGCAGAAATGGCTTGCCAGAGAAAGTTATGCCCACGCTGGTGCGATTCCTAGAGAAATTTTGGCAAGAACGAGACAGCTCTGGTGAGTATGCTGATACACCTGAATGTTTAGTAGCACAAATTGTTGTGCGTTTTGGGTTTGAGAGCTGTGAAGATGATTTCTCTAATCTTCGGGTTGGTGTTAACTACGCACCTGATGTGAGCTTCTTGTATCAAATCCTAGAAACTCGAACCATTAATATTTGGGTGCCCTCACCTGAGTATCAGGTTAGTCCAAATTTAGGGCTAACTGCTTGTAGGCTCTGGTCGTCGCCTGTTGTCTCTACTTAA
- the mreD gene encoding rod shape-determining protein MreD, whose protein sequence is MVRHKSLGNSWNFSPIGVFVANWLVIVSSVLLCVVMSLVRLPGMHLVGIGPNWLLIWVVAWSVNRTPLQGILAGLVLGLIQDGMTAFEPTHAFSLATVGFLTARLQKHRYIQEDFISVALITFGMAVVSETIMALQFSLQGDRYLLEIWTNQQQVVVASAILSSLWSPIVSYPLNRWWNYVKTLRQLT, encoded by the coding sequence ATGGTTAGGCACAAAAGCTTAGGCAATAGCTGGAATTTTTCCCCCATCGGAGTTTTCGTGGCAAACTGGCTAGTTATTGTCAGTTCAGTTCTGCTATGCGTGGTCATGTCATTAGTACGCCTACCTGGTATGCACCTTGTGGGTATCGGGCCTAACTGGCTACTGATTTGGGTTGTGGCCTGGAGTGTGAATCGTACTCCTCTGCAGGGCATTCTGGCAGGGTTAGTTTTGGGGCTGATTCAAGACGGTATGACTGCCTTTGAGCCAACCCATGCTTTTAGCTTAGCAACAGTAGGGTTTTTGACGGCTCGTTTGCAGAAGCATCGGTACATCCAAGAAGACTTTATTTCCGTTGCTTTGATCACATTTGGTATGGCTGTCGTGTCGGAAACAATTATGGCGCTTCAGTTTAGCTTGCAGGGCGATCGTTATCTCCTTGAAATCTGGACGAATCAGCAACAAGTTGTTGTAGCCTCTGCAATTCTCAGTAGCCTGTGGTCGCCTATTGTTTCTTATCCCCTTAACCGCTGGTGGAACTATGTCAAAACTCTACGCCAGCTTACATGA